One region of Mycolicibacterium insubricum genomic DNA includes:
- a CDS encoding GAP1-N2 domain-containing protein, with amino-acid sequence MTDRFAQLTYTSFDTPGSAGGWQVKQTTGSITPAEQHVLVTGVHTTLNPVEPLPQYPTPEQIAALPRRLGYRPIDAGAAYWHTVPAGPDSTGRPGNVFAHVLLDRMPVPSAVRPIERWGSPGWLTPYGPTAVREAELGDRIPETTALVSTQAVVDFACDATVWRLGTACVLLDAVLAAMRSNSSVVLGVSSLEHAALWIGLVSRFMSTGTAAALSFSTFDRPDELTAGNTEFLIAVPESDLDACAERGFFVLGESEPVSLGALGGQPHRTSRGQQVPVTEWSAMAQVALIDPTDATVMFDQIDDAASRLDDTGLHPALPMALSVLAREEFADAVPEARSVVAEWAPPGLAVQPEVVALVEGEVVRRAGTTTEQAGRAAAAATGVLATALTGVYLTRACSDPAWLDRPGTLPLPQTGLSVEALGEPVCTDLVARLTALRGAGPIRLLRAADLLTAAGLGALAEPLLSSDIAPALANPNVGPDLIARLPGPVSPQLRAALAARLVGSPEAANNALRGLHPRLVSWLVDGQPRPTVSAAAAAEPGAAGWTATVLHAVRAVQSGSADPGDRKLAYWWLRRLGTGPDRLTPIAGTEGWTIAELLAAGGTTGPFPDRAAARALAAGAGDADTTELATRVIAAVPGDESVAVAAVWALSPADWVALNYLDSHFAAYVPFWDDVADLAPGAVNRAFLRRVLVLSVLGATVGARPPRLLAGAPIDDTLIAEAIGQVDTLLADGVIDPATLLAAAALSADSGLPSPGVGPVLAAVAPRWAGRVDPGAVAEAAARLAGPDGEGRRVSRMLKKQLSGWQAESANPVPAHPVPAQTQWSQ; translated from the coding sequence ATGACCGACCGCTTCGCCCAACTGACCTACACCTCGTTCGACACCCCCGGCTCGGCCGGCGGCTGGCAGGTGAAGCAGACCACCGGGTCGATCACTCCCGCCGAACAGCACGTGCTGGTGACCGGGGTGCACACCACGCTCAATCCCGTTGAGCCGCTTCCTCAGTACCCGACACCCGAGCAGATCGCGGCGCTGCCGCGGCGACTGGGCTACCGGCCGATCGACGCCGGTGCCGCGTATTGGCACACCGTGCCCGCCGGTCCGGACAGCACCGGACGCCCCGGGAACGTCTTCGCCCACGTTCTGCTGGATCGGATGCCGGTGCCTTCGGCGGTGCGCCCGATCGAACGCTGGGGATCGCCGGGCTGGCTGACCCCCTACGGCCCGACCGCCGTCCGGGAAGCCGAACTCGGCGACCGGATTCCGGAGACGACGGCACTGGTCAGCACCCAGGCCGTCGTCGACTTCGCCTGCGACGCCACGGTCTGGCGGCTCGGCACCGCGTGCGTGCTGCTCGACGCCGTGCTGGCCGCCATGCGCTCGAACTCCTCGGTGGTGCTGGGCGTTTCCTCGCTCGAGCACGCCGCGCTGTGGATCGGCTTGGTGAGTCGGTTCATGTCCACGGGAACGGCTGCTGCACTGAGCTTCTCGACCTTCGACCGGCCCGACGAGCTGACCGCCGGCAACACCGAGTTCCTGATCGCGGTACCCGAATCCGACCTCGACGCCTGCGCCGAACGCGGATTCTTCGTGCTCGGTGAATCCGAGCCGGTGTCCCTCGGGGCACTGGGCGGTCAGCCGCACCGCACCTCCCGAGGCCAGCAGGTGCCGGTGACCGAGTGGTCGGCGATGGCGCAGGTCGCCCTGATCGACCCGACCGACGCGACGGTGATGTTCGACCAGATCGACGACGCCGCATCGCGATTGGACGACACCGGACTGCACCCGGCGCTGCCGATGGCACTGTCGGTGCTGGCTCGCGAAGAATTCGCCGACGCCGTGCCGGAGGCCCGGTCGGTGGTCGCCGAGTGGGCGCCGCCGGGACTGGCCGTGCAACCGGAGGTTGTCGCCCTGGTCGAGGGCGAGGTCGTCCGGCGTGCCGGCACCACCACCGAGCAGGCCGGACGTGCCGCCGCGGCGGCGACGGGGGTGCTGGCCACCGCGCTGACCGGTGTGTATCTGACCCGCGCGTGCTCCGACCCGGCCTGGCTGGACCGGCCCGGGACGCTACCGCTGCCACAGACCGGCCTGAGCGTAGAGGCCCTGGGCGAACCCGTCTGCACCGACCTGGTGGCACGGCTGACCGCACTGCGCGGCGCCGGACCGATCCGGCTGCTGCGCGCAGCCGACCTGCTTACCGCGGCCGGCCTGGGTGCGCTGGCCGAACCGCTGCTGAGCTCCGATATCGCACCGGCGCTGGCGAATCCGAACGTCGGCCCGGACCTGATCGCCCGGCTGCCCGGCCCGGTGTCGCCGCAGCTGCGGGCCGCCCTGGCGGCCCGGCTGGTCGGCAGCCCGGAGGCCGCCAACAACGCGCTGCGCGGCCTGCACCCCCGGCTGGTGAGCTGGCTGGTCGACGGCCAGCCACGCCCGACGGTGTCCGCCGCCGCGGCCGCCGAACCGGGCGCCGCCGGCTGGACCGCGACCGTGCTGCACGCCGTGCGCGCCGTGCAGAGCGGCTCCGCCGATCCCGGCGACCGCAAGCTCGCCTACTGGTGGCTGCGCCGCTTGGGCACCGGTCCGGACCGGCTCACCCCGATCGCCGGCACCGAGGGCTGGACCATCGCCGAACTGCTGGCCGCCGGCGGCACCACCGGACCGTTCCCGGACCGGGCCGCCGCCCGCGCGCTGGCCGCTGGCGCCGGTGACGCCGACACCACCGAACTGGCCACCCGGGTGATCGCCGCGGTGCCGGGCGACGAGTCGGTGGCCGTCGCCGCGGTGTGGGCGCTGTCCCCGGCCGACTGGGTGGCGCTGAACTACCTGGATTCCCACTTCGCCGCCTACGTGCCGTTCTGGGACGACGTCGCCGATCTGGCCCCGGGCGCGGTCAACCGCGCCTTCCTCCGGCGGGTGCTGGTGCTGTCGGTCCTGGGCGCCACCGTCGGTGCCCGGCCGCCGCGGTTGCTGGCAGGCGCGCCCATCGACGACACGCTGATCGCCGAGGCGATCGGGCAGGTCGACACTCTGCTGGCCGACGGTGTCATCGACCCGGCGACGCTGCTCGCCGCCGCCGCACTGTCCGCCGACTCCGGGCTTCCGTCGCCGGGGGTCGGGCCGGTACTGGCCGCGGTGGCGCCCCGGTGGGCGGGCCGCGTCGATCCGGGCGCGGTGGCCGAGGCCGCGGCCCGGCTGGCCGGCCCCGACGGGGAGGGTCGCCGGGTCAGCCGCATGCTCAAGAAGCAGTTGTCCGGGTGGCAGGCCGAATCGGCGAATCCCGTTCCGGCCCATCCCGTTCCCGCCCAGACACAGTGGAGTCAGTGA